A part of Periophthalmus magnuspinnatus isolate fPerMag1 chromosome 19, fPerMag1.2.pri, whole genome shotgun sequence genomic DNA contains:
- the LOC117387608 gene encoding alpha-N-acetylgalactosaminide alpha-2,6-sialyltransferase 1-like, translating into MVKHMYSHILPLICTVAVVTVFYVTWTDRSRSKCFQELRWGSERSTTAPPTTTAPPTTTDPPGLTPIPILYHKNYSKLPEWDFDDTYRTDRRPHKTTQKCDSSLWRRIQSEPELRDKFIPNIRMYVYNGSISMSEWNRLSHFNNPFGFMDYSHQDVISALSLVQKPKEPLLLPKPGRDCITCAVVANGGVLWRSKKGAEIESHDYVFRVNGAVTKGFEEDVGNRTDVYVHTAHSITQSEIVLRRYHYERAPHDQGIKYVLIPEGMRDFEWLTGLYKRERLTSGYLKNWRPWTQYSGQFNETRFYVLHMDFLRYVRNRFLKSFKLQNDTWAIFRPSNGAFMMFMALHVCDTVDAYGFITENYKLYSNYYVERGAKTRVVFYENHDYPLEMALWRRLHDLGIIHLYLGEPRETERTAQPTTSANATHTKGKKS; encoded by the exons ATGGTGAAACACATGTACTCTCACATCCTGCCCCTGATCTGCACCGTCGCCGTGGTTACCGTGTTCTACGTCACCTGGACCGACCGCTCGCGAAGCAAATG TTTTCAGGAGCTAAGGTGGGGTTCTGAGCGGTCCACGACGGCTCCTCCCACCACGACGGCTCCTCCCACCACGACCGATCCGCCCGGCCTCACCCCCATCCCCATCCTGTACCACAAGAACTACAGCAAACTGCCCGAGTGGGACTTCGACGATACGTACAGGACCGACAGGCGTCCGCACAAGACGACACAG AAATGTGACAGCAGTTTGTGGAGGAGGATCCAGTCGGAGCCAGAGCTGAGAGACAAGTTCATCCCAAACATTCGAATGTACGTGTACAACGGCAGCATCAGCATGAGCGAGTGGAACAGACTATCACACTTCAACAACCCCTTCGGCTTCATGGACTACAGCCACCAAG ATGTGATTTCCGCTCTGAGCCTGGTCCAGAAGCCCAAGgagcctctgctgctgcctaaACCAGGCAGAGACTGCATCACCTGTGCTGTGGTCGCCAACGGAGGAGTGCTCTGGAGGTCCAAGAAGGGAGCAGAGATCGAAAGCCACGACTATGTCTTCAG gGTAAATGGAGCAGTGACAAAGGGTTTTGAGGAGGACGTTGGGAATCGTACTGACGTCTACGTTCACACGGCTCACTCCATCACTCAATCGGAAATTGTGCTCCGGAGATATCACTATGAACGAGCTCCACATGACCAG GGTATAAAGTACGTGCTGATCCCTGAGGGCATGAGAGACTTTGAATGGTTGACTGGACTTTACAAACGAGAGAGACTCACCAGTGGATATCTTAAAAATTGGCG TCCCTGGACTCAGTACTCGGGTCAGTTTAACGAGACGCGCTTCTATGTTCTGCACATGGACTTCCTGCGATACGTCAGAAACAG gttTCTGAAGTCATTCAAACTGCAAAACGATACGTGGGCCATTTTCCGACCGTCCAACGGAGCCTTCATGATGTTCATGGCTCTGCACGTGTGTGATACG GTGGATGCGTACGGATTTATAACTGAAAATTACAAACTATACTCCAACTATTACGTCGAACGTGGCGCCAAAACTCGCGTGGTGTTCTACGAAAACCACGACTACCCCCTGGAGATGGCGCTATGGAGGAGGCTTCACGACCTGGGCATCATTCACCTGTACCTGGGAGAACCGCGAGAGACCGAGAGAACAGCGCAACCAACGACCAGCGCGAACGCAACGCACACCAAAGGAAAGAAGTCGTAA
- the LOC117387609 gene encoding alpha-N-acetylgalactosaminide alpha-2,6-sialyltransferase 2-like, giving the protein MARQAASYARPVFLLTALVTILYISWLSMSGCMSVPVFYRPISQLWRFEWSMVFPTTTDPPGLTPIPILHRKNYSKLPEWDFDDKYRTDRRPHKTTQAFSWKVKAFQEKAPVALMLTSPQAPTLQLAYSLRVLGACHSIATLQASFECTDWDCFFDASDDLNDAYVMAGLSLVQKPKEPLLLPKPGRDCITCAVVANGGVLWRSKKGAEIDSHDYVFRVNGAAIKGFEKDVGNRTDVYVHTAHSITASEWMFRKYNYTRAPHDPGIKYVLIPEGLRDFQWLIGLYKHERPTSGSYKGSRPWTQYSGQFNETRFYVLHMDFLRYVRNRFLKSPTLNHGYWSIVRPTNGAFMMFLALQLCDRVDAYGFITEDHKKYSNYYFERGANTHVVFYANHNYNLESTVWRRLHDLGIINLYLGKPQEPTQRPPKDTQSPPKDAQAPPKDAQAPPKDAQAPPKDAQAPPKDAQAPPKDAQAPPKDAQAPPKDAQGPPKDT; this is encoded by the exons ATGGCGAGGCAGGCTGCTTCATACGCTCGCCCTGTGTTTCTTTTAACCGCCCTGGTTACCATCTTATACATCTCCTGGCTCAGTATGTCCGGATGCATGAG TGTCCCAGTCTTCTATAGACCTATCTCACAGCTGTGGCGTTTTGAGTGGTCCATGGTTTTTCCCACCACAACAGATCCACCCGGCCTCACCCCCATCCCCATCCTGCACCGCAAGAACTACAGCAAACTGCCCGAGTGGGACTTCGACGATAAGTACAGGACCGACAGGCGTCCGCACAAGACAACACAg gccttctcctggaaggtgaaggcctTCCAGGAGAaggcccctg TGGCTCTCATGCTCACTAGTCCTCAGGCTCCTACCTTACAGCTCgcatacagtctcagggtgctgg GCGCCTGCCACAGCATTGCCACACTTCAGGCCTCCTTTGAATGTACGGATTGGGACTGTTTCTTTGATGCGTCGGATGATCTTAATGACGCAT ATGTGATGGCCGGTCTGAGCCTGGTCCAGAAGCCCAAGgagcctctgctgctgcctaaACCAGGCAGAGACTGCATCACCTGTGCTGTGGTCGCCAACGGAGGAGTGCTCTGGAGGTCCAAGAAGGGAGCAGAGATTGATAGCCACGACTATGTCTTCAG GGTAAATGGAGCAGCGATAAAGGGTTTTGAGAAGGACGTTGGGAATCGCACCGACGTCTACGTTCACACAGCTCACTCCATCACTGCGTCTGAATGGATGTTCAGAAAATACAACTATACAAGAGCCCCACATGACCCG GGTATAAAGTACGTGCTGATCCCTGAAGGCTTGAGGGACTTTCAGTGGTTGATTGGACTTTACAAACATGAGAGACCCACCAGTGGATCATATAAAGGAAGCCG TCCCTGGACTCAGTACTCGGGTCAGTTCAATGAGACGCGGTTCTACGTTCTTCACATGGACTTCCTGAGATACGTCAGAAACAG gTTTCTAAAGTCCCCCACACTGAACCATGGATACTGGTCCATCGTCCGACCCACAAATGGAGCCTTCATGATGTTCTTGGCTCTGCAGCTCTGCGACAGG GTGGATGCGTACGGATTTATAACAGAAGATCACAAGAAATACTCCAACTACTACTTTGAGCGTGGAGCGAATACTCATGTTGTGTTCTATGcaaaccacaactacaacctAGAGAGCACAGTGTGGAGAAGGCTTCATGACCTGGGCATCATTAACCTGTACCTGGGAAAACCACAAGAGCCCACACAGCGCCCCCCGAAGGACACACAGAGCCCTCCTAAGGACGCACAGGCCCCTCCCAAGGATGCACAGGCCCCTCCCAAGGACGCACAGGCCCCTCCCAAGGACGCACAGGCCCCTCCCAAGGACGCACAGGCCCCTCCCAAGGACGCACAGGCCCCTCCCAAGGATGCACAAGCCCCTCCCAAGGACGCACAGGGCCCTCCCAAAGACACATAG
- the LOC117386968 gene encoding alpha-N-acetylgalactosaminide alpha-2,6-sialyltransferase 2-like — protein MARQAASYARPVFLLTALVTILYISWLSMSGCMRVPVYYRAISQQQGPKSSTTPPTTTDPPGLTPIPILHRKNYSKLPEWDFDDKYRTDRRPHKTTQKCDSSLWRRIPSEPELRDKFIPNLRMYVYNGSISMSEWNRLSHFNNPFGFMDYRHQDVMAGLSLVQKPKEPLLLPKPGRDCITCAVVANGGVLWRSKKGAEIDSHDYVFRVNGAVIKGFEEDVGNRTDVYVHTAHSITASEIIFRKYNYIRAPHDPGIKYVLIPEGMRDFEWLTGLYKRERLTSGSYKGRRPWTQYSGQFNETRFYVLHMDFLRYVRNRFLKSPTLNHGYWSIVRPTNGAFMMFLALQLCDRVDAYGFITEDHKKYSNYYFERGANTHIVFYANHNYILESTVWRRLHDLGIINLYLGKPQEPTQRPPKETQSPPKDAQAPPKDAQGPPKGAQAPPKYAQAPPKDAQGPPKDAQAPPKDEKAPPKDAQAPPKDEKAPPKDAQAPPKDAQGLPKDEKAPPKDAQGPPKDEKAPPKDAQAPPKDEKAPPKDAQAPPKDKQAPPKDAQGPPRDAQKTNTTKT, from the exons ATGGCGAGGCAGGCTGCTTCATACGCTCGCCCTGTGTTTCTTTTAACCGCCCTGGTTACCATCTTATACATCTCCTGGCTCAGTATGTCCGGATGCATGAG GGTCCCAGTCTACTATAGAGCTATCTCACAACAGCAGGGTCCTAAGTCGTCCACGACTCCTCCCACCACGACAGATCCACCCGGCCTCACCCCCATCCCCATCCTGCACCGCAAGAACTACAGCAAACTGCCCGAGTGGGACTTCGACGATAAGTACAGGACCGACAGGCGTCCGCACAAGACGACACAG AAATGTGACAGCAGTTTGTGGAGGAGGATCCCGTCAGAGCCGGAGCTGAGAGACAAGTTCATCCCAAACCTTCGAATGTACGTGTACAACGGCAGCATCAGCATGAGCGAGTGGAACAGACTATCACACTTCAACAACCCCTTCGGCTTCATGGACTACAGACACCAAG ATGTGATGGCCGGTCTGAGCCTGGTCCAGAAGCCCAAGgagcctctgctgctgcctaaACCAGGCAGAGACTGCATCACCTGTGCTGTGGTCGCCAACGGAGGAGTGCTCTGGAGGTCCAAGAAGGGAGCAGAGATCGACAGCCATGACTATGTCTTCAG gGTAAATGGAGCAGTGATAAAGGGTTTTGAGGAAGACGTTGGGAATCGCACCGACGTCTACGTTCACACGGCTCACTCCATCACTGCATCTGAAATAATCTTCAGAAAATATAACTATATCAGAGCCCCACATGACCCG GGTATAAAGTACGTGCTGATCCCTGAAGGCATGAGGGACTTTGAATGGTTGACTGGACTTTACAAACGAGAGAGACTCACTAGTGGATCATATAAAGGACGCCG TCCCTGGACTCAGTACTCGGGTCAGTTCAACGAGACGCGGTTCTACGTTCTTCACATGGACTTCCTGAGATACGTCAGAAACAG gTTTCTAAAGTCCCCCACACTGAACCATGGATACTGGTCCATCGTCCGACCCACAAATGGAGCCTTCATGATGTTCTTGGCTCTGCAGCTCTGCGACAGG GTGGATGCGTACGGATTTATAACAGAAGATCACAAGAAATACTCCAACTACTACTTTGAGCGTGGAGCTAATACTCACATTGTGTTCTATGCAAACCACAACTACATCCTAGAGAGCACAGTGTGGAGAAGGCTTCATGACCTGGGCATCATTAACCTGTACCTGGGAAAACCACAAGAGCCCACACAGCGCCCCCCGAAGGAAACACAGAGCCCTCCTAAGGACGCACAGGCCCCTCCCAAGGACGCACAGGGCCCTCCCAAGGGTGCACAGGCGCCTCCCAAGTACGCACAGGCCCCTCCCAAGGACGCACAGGGCCCTCCCAAGGATGCACAGGCGCCTCCCAAGGATGAAAAGGCCCCTCCCAAGGACGCACAGGCCCCTCCCAAGGATGAAAAGGCCCCTCCCAAGGACGCACAGGCCCCTCCCAAGGACGCACAGGGCCTTCCCAAGGATGAAAAGGCCCCTCCCAAGGACGCACAGGGCCCTCCCAAGGATGAAAAGGCCCCTCCCAAGGACGCACAGGCCCCTCCCAAGGATGAAAAGGCCCCTCCCAAAGACGCACAGGCCCCTCCCAAGGATAAACAGGCCCCTCCCAAAGACGCACAAGGTCCTCCCAGGGACGCACAGAAAACTAACACTACAAAAACCTAA